The Algiphilus sp. genomic interval CGCGCTGATCCCGGAGGACTACGTGCCCGATGTGCATACCCGCCTCGCGCTCTACCAGCGCCTCACCGCAGCCGCCACGCCCGACGACGCCGACGCACTGAAGAGCGAGACCATCGACCGCTTCGGTGCCCTGCCCGAAGCGGTCGAGACGCTGTTCGCGGCCGCGCGACTGCGCCTGCGCGCGCGGACGCTGGGCATCACCCAGCTGCGCACGGGCGATCACGGGGTGAGCATCACCTTCGCGGCCGACACGCCGCTCGACCCCGTCCGCCTGATCGGACTGGTGCAGTCGGACCCGCGCGCCTGGCGCATGGAGGGCGAGCAGAAGCTGGTGCACCGCGTCGAGGCCGACGACCTGCAGGCGCGCATCGACAACACCACCGCCGCCATCGACCGCCTCGCCACCACCCGATCGGAAGCAGGGAACGGTGACGACGCTGCTAACCTAGCCTCATGAACAAGCTGCTCACCGCCGCGCTGCTGACGCTGATCAGCGTCGCCGCGCACGCCGACACCTGGCGCGTCGACATCCTCATCTATTCCGATCGTGACTACGGGTTCGGAGCGCCGCAGATCGGCATCGCCCCGCAGGGGTACAGCGCCGAGGACGCCATCCCCATCGATGACCGCTCGCGCCTCGCCACCGCGGGCATCCGCATGCTGTCGGAAGGCGACACCCTGCTCGGCACGCAGCGCCAGCGGCTGCGCAACAGTCAGCGCTTCGACCCGGTGCTGTCGCTGGCATGGCTGCAGGACGATCCGCCCACGCGCGGGGGGCCGAAGCTCCTGGTGCGCCACGGCGAGCGGCTGATTCCGCTCAGCGGCGAGGCGGTGCACCGGCTCGAGGGTACCATCGGCCTGACCCTGCGACGCTTCCTGCATCTCGAC includes:
- a CDS encoding CsiV family protein; the protein is MNKLLTAALLTLISVAAHADTWRVDILIYSDRDYGFGAPQIGIAPQGYSAEDAIPIDDRSRLATAGIRMLSEGDTLLGTQRQRLRNSQRFDPVLSLAWLQDDPPTRGGPKLLVRHGERLIPLSGEAVHRLEGTIGLTLRRFLHLDVDLQWSERVAGGLDATVLREQRRMRSEELHHLDSPRFGVLAHVIRQDQGAQGVGAN